DNA from Brassica napus cultivar Da-Ae chromosome C4, Da-Ae, whole genome shotgun sequence:
CGACTTTGTCACGGTTTGGATGTTCATGCACAGTGTCACTCGACGGATTTGCTTAGCTGTGGATGTCACAAGGTTTGCGTTCAGGAAACAGGTTAGTAAGAGGATCTCTCAGGCTGCTTTTGATGATTCTGCTTAGAGAGGTTTTCTTTGTGACGTTAAGAGAAATGTAGAAAGGGATTTGGGTTTATAGATAGACTATCAAGGAGATTAAGGGGGTAttagagatttgatttgggagTTTCGTGAGATATGGAACTGGAGATAGAAATTTCAAGGTTTTGATTTGTGTCATTCTCAGTTTCATAGTCGAAATGTAAATAATTTGACAGAAACGTCATTGcattataaaaaaacaattggtTCTTACTTGAGTTCGTGATAACTGATAACCTAGAAGTGATCATTTTGCTTGAAAGACAAGCTATCATGGTTCATCAGTTTTACAGACTAATATGAGTATTTTCGTGTATATACCTTTTACTGCACTCTGAGAAAAACGATTTTTAGATCACTCACCAATATAATTCAGAGAATTTACAAACACACAAGCCAAAGTTCTCAAGGAGGTTAATGATGTTATATTCCCTAAAGCTTTTTCTTTTGAACGACATTCCCTAAAGCTTTATACTATAGTATTGACAGAGCCGTGCTTCAAGTGTATCCAAAAAGGCTTTCGCCTAGGGCCcccaaaatatatagtttttttagggccccaaatttccaaaaattattAGTAGTATATTGGTTTAAGTTTGTCATTTATTATTCAATACAAGTTCAATTATCTACattgcattttaaaaaaatgagtattttattttattgtcaattttccaaattgaaaaaatgaatatatgttttatatgtcAAACTcctaaataaaaaggaaaaagtgCAGCTTTATATACCAATCTTGACGATTCCAGTTTCTGTCGCCACTGCTGAAAGAAGCTTTTCCAAGTTAAAGCTAATAAAGTCTTATCTTCGATCAACCATGTCACAAGAAAGATTAAATGGTCTAGCAATTATATCGATCGAGAGAGAATTAGTTAGGAATCTAGATTATGATAATTTGATTAAAGAGTTTATTGAAAAAGAGGGAAGAAAAATTTTGTCTtagttttttaaagttattgtcttaatatttttttttcaaatatatattgtactatgataaaaaaaaatttataaagggACCCCATTTTTATATTCGCCTCAGGCCCCATTAAACCTTCGCACCGCTCTGAGTATTGACACACTACAAAAGATGATTCCGTTACAATAAAGGCTACAGCAAAACAGATTTGCACCAGATTAAAGCTTACTTGATCTTGGATCGATCCTCTGCGTAGCCTATATATTAtctgagaagcattacaacttctttttgtagcccaagtgtcatcactaggatgattcttagaatcattagagaaatatgttggtccatctaattatataataagctttttattaaactaacaataaattttactctattatttccttaaattttttttacggaattgcctaacgtggctaaagtatatatgacaattaatggttttgaataataaatatttgataaaaaaaataatgtatcttctatcatatttatttaatttaaaattatcaaataaattaaacaaccataataaccatataataaaaatttagatttttttgtatatgttatattttgaattttttaaaaagactataaattactaaaactcttaaaagtctcacattcaaattttgtgatccatggtttaaattaGGCATGGACATCCGGGTCTTCGGATCGGGTATTGTCGGGTCCGGGTCCTTCGGGTCCTAGCAATTTAGACCCATATAGGTACCTATaacttttcgggtcggttccgggtcgggtcttgtcgggtccgggtcggttcgggtctataattttaatacccgtaaaatacccaaaattttcgGGTATATTTCGGATCtgggtcggttcgggtatttaggaccTGAAATagacccgaaatacccgaactggacccgaaaactctaaaaatacccAAGAACCGCAAAAATACCCAAATATTTATCCAAAAGCagacccgaaaacccaaaacataCCCGAATTTTACCCGAATacccaaattatattttctaaaaatctaaaatttcaccaaaaacctacaattatacccgaaaatccaaacccgaaacttttaaaaaaatccgaaataccaaaaatatacccaATCACCCAAAAATACCTagtatatacaattatttgcgggtacttcgggtacccgaacgggtctcgggtaggacccggacccgaaccgAGACCCGCGGGTCCAAAAAAaagacccaataggtacttagcatggacccggacccggacccgaacctgtattttcgggtcggttccggttcgggtcttcgggtccggataaaatgcccaggcctagtttaaagtttttgttatgacaaaatacaaatgattacaaaattatataagtaaaaagtctaatttaattaattatcaagcttaacatatatatatatatatatcttttaaattaaactataaaccatatcaaatacataaatattttaatttcaaattttactttgaacaatttttttgataaaagttttgaacgaacattgacaacttattaaaaaaaatatataaattactaaaactattaatcccacaatgaaaattttgttatcagtaatttcaatttttttctataaaagatacaaatgatcaaaataattatatgagtagaaatcatcatttaatagacattaatattaaaaatatactatatatgttagtatcatttaaatttaattacatatcctatcaaataaaacaaaaaatttcttggattaataaaattgatttatatgttcgcaccaatttaattatatatttaatagttactgacttttaattattcaatatatatttattatatcataatatgtaaaaatatttaatacataaaataatttttatatatagtgttcattccgcgcaagcttaacctagtatatatatatatatatgtgtatggtCGTTCGTGTACAGAACAGAATAGTTAGCTAGAACATATATATTAACTCTTGGAATTCAGTCTAAAACATATAGTAAATTCCACACTCGTATTATGCATGGATAGTAAAACATCTATAATCAACTCCGAGTGAAGATGGATGGATTTCAACTGCGCTGATCATCCAAGTTTATCTGATAAGTAAGTATCAACCAATAGTTTTTAGTTAAGATGTATTAATGAAAACAAATAGgggagttaaaaaaaaagaggggaTTACCaagaaaaattatatgataataAATCTTTGAAAAGGGGGCATATAAAGTCAAAACCAAAGTCTTATAAATAGAGGAAGTGAGATCCATAATCCATTTCGTTCCAGACAAGATCCCAAAACAAAAGTCttttctctcagtctctcttgATAACTTCCTTCCCCGGAGAAAAGAAACCGAAACAGAGACCATGGCGTCTTCAACGCAAGACGAAGAAGCCCTCCACTGCAAGGAAGAAGACGCACTCGGCGAAGAACCGGAGCTTATTGACCTGAACATAGAAGCCAAACACGAACACGATGACAAGATCGTGGCCTCTGAGTCATCAGCGACAAGCGAACAAGAAGTGAAAGATGCTAATCAAGAAGACGAAAGCAGAGGAGGAGTGATCATGATGGTACCTTcttcaacaacaacaccaacaaGAAGCTTAActcaagaagaggaagaggcaAGGGAAAAGGATGCTCGCGCCTCAGCAACCCTCGTGTCTATGTACTACGAAGTCCCACCTAAGGATCCATCTGTCCTCGAAATACACGATCACCAGGAAGATGACTCAGAACAAACCATGAGGTTTCTCACCCGATGGAAAGCTCCGAAGATTCCACCGAAGAAGATCATTCACGACAGGTTGGTCGAGCAATGCAGCAGACCGGTCCAAAAGCAGCTGACGACGAGCGACGTGAAAGAGAGGCGGCTGTCTTTACCGAGGAACAAGTTTCAGAAGCTTCTTGATGAGTCAGAGGCAACGCGCGGGAGAAAGGAGACTAGGGTTTCGGTTTACGGACCAGACGGGGAGGTTCATGAGATGTGgcttggtgatgatgatgatgatgaggaggagAGGTCTTCTTCGTTTGAGTTGGTGATCGGGTGGAGGAAGTTCGTCGTGGATTATGAGCTCAAGGAGTGTTGCGACTTCATCACGGTGTGGATGTTTCGGCACAGAGACACGCAACGGATTTGCTTAGCTGTTGATGCCACACGTTTTGTGTTCAGGTTACAGGTTAGTAAGAGGATCTCTGAGGCTGCTTTCGAGGATTCTGATTAGAGATTTAATGAGATATTGAACATGAGGTTGAAGTTTTTAAGGTTTTGATTTGAGTCACATTCTCAGTTTCTTAGtctaaaaaatgtatatagTTGACAGAAGCATGAGGAAAAAAGAAACAGTTGGTGCTTACTTCAGTACTTGTGATGACCTAGAAGATACCACTTTACTTGAAAGACAAGTTATCATTATTATCAGCTTTGCATACTTGATGAATATTTTGGTGTGGATACCCTTTTAGTGCATTGTGGGAAAACGATTGTCATATCAGACACCAATATAATCCAAAGATTTTACAAACACACTAGccaaagttccaaaaaaaaaaagatgttatATTGCCTAAAGCTTTACACAAGAGTTGACATACTACAAACAATGATTCCATTACAATAGAAGGCTATAGCAATATCAGATTAAAGCTTACTTGATCTTGGATCGATCCTCCTCACTTGCCTCTCGCATTTGTAGTGTCTTGTGTATATCACAGCCTAACAAAACTGCTCACACTTATCTTCTTGGTTGATTGTCAAGCTCttactataatttttttctgaaattgaAACTTAtactaaaatgttaaattttagaACCGACCCTTAGTAACAAATGTTAAATTCCACACTGGATAAGTGATGGATTGCAACTGAGCTGACCATCCAAATTAATCTGATAATTATCAGTcagtattattttaattaagatgTATTAATGAAAAGGGGGAATTAACAAAAAGAACTTATTATAATAGCGGAAGTGATAATACTaataaagctttataaaaaagGGAGCAGAGAGAGTCAAAAGACTCAAAACCAAAAGTCTTATAAATAGAGGAAGTGAGATCCATAATCCATTACACTCGAGAGAAAGATCCCAAAACAAAAGTTTTCTCTCGTCCTTCTTGTTAACTTCCTTCACCGGAGAAAGAAACCGAAACAGAGATCATGGCGTCTTCAACGCAAGACGAAGAAGCCCACCACAGCAAGGAAGAACCGGAGCTTATTGACCTGAACAAAGAAGCCAAACACGAAGACGATGACAAGATCGTGGCCTCAGAGTCAGAGACAAGGGAAGCAAAGAAACAGAAAGTGGAACAAGAAGTCAAAGATGCTAATCAAGAAGAACAAAGCAGAGGAGGGACGATGATGGTGCCTTCAACGACGACAACACCAACAAGCTTAACTCAAGAAGAAGCAAAGGCAAAGGAAGAGGAAGACGACTCAGAACAAACCTTGAGGTTTCTAAGCCGATGGAAAGCTCCGGAGACTCCACCTGAAAAGATCATTTACCCCAGCCTAGTCGAGCAATGCAGCAGACCGATCCAAAAGCAGCTGACGACGAGCGACGTGAAACAGAACAAGCTGTCTCAGTCTGGGCTGTCTTTATCGAACTCGcaagtgaggaagaagtttcagCAGCTTCTCGAAGAATCAGGGGAAAACGAGAGAAGGTTTTCGGTATACGGACCAGACGGGAAGGTTCATGAGATTTGGCTTGGTAAGGAGAAGTCGTCGTTTGGTTTGACGATAGGGTGGTGGAGGTTCGTGGTAGAGTATTGGCTCAAGGAGTGGTGTAACTTCGTCACGGTTTGGATGTTTAGGCACAGAGACACTCAGCGGATTTGCTTAGCTATTGATGTCACAACGTTTGCGTTCAGGAAACAGGTTAGTAAGAGGATCTCTGATGCTGCTTTCGAGGATTCTGATTAGAGAGTATAGAGAAAGGTTATCAAGGAGATTAAGGAGGGTATTAGCTAGAGATTTGATTAGGGAGTTTAATGAGAAACTGTACGGGAGGTAGAAGTTTTAACGTTTTGATTTGAGTCACATTCTCAGTTTCTTGCTCTAAAAATGTAAATCATTTGAATGATAAAAAGAAGCTGGTTCTTTACTTCAGTACTTGTGATGACCTAGAACTAGAAGTGACCACTTTACTTGAAAGACAAGTTATCATGCTTCATCAGTTTTGCATGCTTAAATGAGTATTTTGGTATACTGCAATGCACTCTGGGAAAACGATTTTCAGAGAGTTTACAAACACACAAgccaaagttttaaatattgaaGAGAACTTGTAACacaaaaaacagaaaagagATGTTATATTGCCTAAAGCTGTTGAGATACTACAAAAAGTTATTTCATTCCAATAAAGGCTAGCAAAACAGATTTGTATCATACTTGATCTTGGATCGATCCTCCTCACTTGCCTCTCGCATTTGTGTAGTGTCTTGGGTATATCACAGCCCAACAAACTGCTCACATTTCTCTTCTTGCTTTGCTACAAACATGTTTTGACAGCTGTGCTTGAAGTCTTGAAcccttttataatttttttttccagagatTTGCTGTAACACacgtattttccaaaataacttaaataaataaaaagtctcaaatctccatttattacttttcaaaagtcaactccaaagtcgtaaatccaataaatagccataaatccaaataacataataaatcccgaaatatcgataaaagcataaaatccacaagtctgaaaaagaaagaaataaaactctCAAAGCACCAGTTCGATagcaatcactcctgctcgtcagtctcacctgaaaggggaagGAATAGGAGGGGTGAGTAATAGGAGAGTTACTCCGTGAGATATGAgatgctaaacacgcaaaccactgacttgagtaaatagaactcccactattgaagtttagctctaacatgaacaaacaagatacctaaagcatcacacaacacaaacaatgcgatgatagcatatagctagtccatacaccccgcatctcctcatatggatatatatatatacatacgatGCGTCActagtacagtctgtctctgtacccccgccctcCAAAGCTGCATcgaatgcaaacgtctctgcacccacgCCTCACACAATCTGCGTCGCTAGCCCAGACGTCTCTGAGCCCCCGCCCACCAAAGCTGCGTCGCTAGTCCAGACATCTCTGGACCCCCGCCCACTaacatagtccctactcataactatgtatacatacatatatatatcgcatatcttaacatcacacaatcaaatcaacgattgaatcctctagacccctaCTTCCAATTTACAATGAATGAActaactaacaatcaagactcaaacagactcaattcaaacagacggatcatgattcgaaatctaaactacgatagagagaattctacactggtacATAATTTACGAAATATGGTCAACTGGTTGGAATGATCGACGGGAGATGGTCAACTGCATCACGAGATCAACGACTTAGGCTTAGAGTCTCAGGAAATAAAGTTTccaaaaatggaaactttcctaaaataacaatttttctaaaatagaaactttcctaatatacttattttctaaattagaaactttcctaaaatagtaaCTTCCCTAAAATATTTTCCTAAAACTAGAAATATGTAAGCGACAAACTTACTAGAAAAACCAGCCGGAAGCTCGTCCAGAAATCCCGCTGGAAACTCGCCTAGAAATCTCGCCGGAAGCTCACCCGGAAATCCCACCGGAAAAATTCACTAGTGACTGGTCGTCAGATAATTCAACAACAACTCGTCACATGCaaagaaatactttgacttgatgagaataaagagaaGGGTTAAGTTTCTTATATAGAAAGAGGAAAAGAAAGTAGGTTTTCTAAACTTCTAAAGtgagacaaaataaaaagagagaattgagctttagttttaataaaatcaaaaaggCTCAGCCAAAACAAGATCAGGGTCGTTACAGTtgtatcatgcttgtgaaccaaaaaaaaatgtttgtgaaCGAACAACTAGAACTTGACCCTGTAATTAAATGCACCCTGTAAATAGAAGCTGACCCTGTAATTTAATGCATAGCCTATAAAGTTCCAATAGCCCAAAGTCAAGCATAATTGTAGTTGCATGTACAGCTAAACAATCAGAGTATCTACTCTGATTATAAAACGAACACTGCACACCAGATCCAGAAGATCTCGGTGATCGTCCCTCCCTTCAAACGCAAGCAAAACATGAAACCCTTCGCGACCAATCGCGATCTCCTCAAAACCCCCGCGCTCATCAAGATCTCCGCCGTTATTCTCGCCACCGCCGCCTTCTTCTACTTGGGCAAGCATTTATCCGACGACGGCTACAAGCAGCtcgtcttcttctcctcctcggAAAACTCGATCCCGGAAGTCTCAATCTCCCCCAACAGCAACAAAACCTTCAATCTATCCTCGATCATCCCTCCCAATCACACCGATATCGAAACAGCACAGCCGATTCCCTCGCCAGTGACGGCGACGGAGGCTagtcctcctcctccgcctccgCCGATTCCTTCTCCGCCTCCGCCTGCTACGATCCGGACCTTCGGGGTACTCGATGCGAACGGCGTGATGTCCGACGATTTCGAGGTAGGTGAGGTCGAGGAGGACGAAGCTATCGAAGAAGAAGAGTCGGGGAACAAGACGGAGATCGTGCAGTTGAGAAACGACGGCGTATCGAAACCTAGGGTTAGGGTTAAGAAATTCGCGATGTGTCGCGAGAGTATGAGAGAGTATATACCTTGTTTGGATAACGCTGATGCGATTAAGAAGCTTAGATCGACGGAGCGTGGAGAGAAGTTCGAGCGTCATTGCCCTGTGAAAGGCAGAGGGTTGAATTGCTTGGTGCCGCCTCCTAAGGGTTATCGTCAGCCTATTCCATGGCCTAGAAGCCGTGACGAGGTATTATTGAGGTTTACTGGAATAGTATTTAGATTTGATTTGGTAGATGATTCCATGGCCTAGAAGCTGTGTTGAGATATTCGTATGCTTGTAATCTTACAAGTTTTGCATTTTATTTGGAAGATTTAGAGAACTTGTCTTGAGGtttgtttagaatttgatttggTGGATGACTTGTTATACGGATAGGTGTGGTTCAGCAATGTTCCTCATACTCGGCTTGTTGAAGATAAAGGTGGACAAAACTGGATTTCACGAGATCCACGAGACAAGAGCAAGTTTAAGTTTCCTGGTGGCGGCACACAGTTTATTCACGGAGCTGACGAGTACTTGGACCAGATCTCTAAGGTTTTGCTCATTTCCCCCAAAGGATAGTTCTTGCTTCGCGTTTTTATCTGATGTTTTGAAGTCCGAGTTTGTGTCTGCAGATGGTTTCTGTTATCACGTTTGGCAAGCGTATTCGGGTTGCGTTGGATGTTGGTTGTGGTGTGGCGAGTTTTGGCGCTTACCTATTGTCACGCAATGTTTTGACGATGTCTGTTGCGCCAAAAGATGTCCACGAGAACCAGATTCAGTTTGCTCTTGAGCGTGGTGTGCCTGCTATGGCGGCAGCATTTGCTACTAGGCGTTTGTTATATCCAAGCCAAGcgtttgatcttattcattgtTCTAGGTGTAGGATTAACTGGACTCGTGATGGTAAGGTTCTCTGGATGGCTTGGTTTGTCTGGACTCGCAGTTACTGTAGCTTTTAGCTCCCTGTGGTGAACTACGCTTTAGCTTCTATTCCTTTTGGGGAAAATTCTTATTCTGCTGTTTCATTTTCTGTGATGAAGATGGGATTTTGCTCCTTGAGATCAATAGAATGCTGCGGGCTGGAGGGTTTTTTGCTTGGGCTGCACAACCTGTTTACAAGCATGAGGCGGCTTTGGAAGAACAGTGGACAGGTAACAACCTTTTTAATCTGTTTGGAGTTAGTGATAATGGCTCGTAGCTTTGTTAGAGAAAATGAGGAGCATTGAAAGTCGGAGTGACAATCCTTTTTCCAACTAATCATATTTTTGTCTCTGTCGGTATAAGgagaaattattttttccatttGCTACTTCGATTCAGCCAATATGTCTGCTCATTTGATCTCACGTTTTGGTTTCCAGAAATGCTGAATCTCACGACTAGCCTTTGCTGGAAACTAGTAAAGAAGGAAGGATACATTGCAATCTGGCAGAAACCCCTTAACAACAATTGTTATTTGAGTCGTGAGGCTGGAACCAAACCTCCTCTTTGCGATGAATCTGATGACCCCGATAATGTTTGGTACAGCCGCTCAAtctttctgttttcttttgatTGTGAAACAAGGACATACCTTGCTAAAGCACTGAACAAATTAATGAAGGCTATATTTAACTTATGCTGCGAGACTTGCATTAAAAATTCAACTTCTTTCAGTTTGGTATGGTTGATTGTACCTAGTCTGCCTTCGACTTGGTCAATGATACTGTGTGCAGAAAATCACACTTTCTATGCCTCATATTGTCTTGTTCCCACTTCTATGTCTCATACTGTTGTGTTCATGCTTTAGGTACACAAACCTGAAACCTTGTATCAGTCGCATACCTGAGAATGGATCTGGAGGCAGTGTTCCTTCATGGCCTGCCCGTCTCCACACTCCACCCGATAGGCTACAGACCATAACATTTGATTCCTACATTGCTAGGAAAGAACTATTCAAGGCAGAGTCAAGATTCTGGAATGAAATAGTTGGGGGTTATATCCGTGCCTTAAAGTGGAGAAAGATGAAACTAAGAAACGTTTTGGACATGAGAGCAGGCTTTGGCGGGTATGAAAATGATATCTTTCTGTTGAGTACTATGTCGGCACATAATACCTCACTTTCTTAGCTGATCTCTCTTTGTTTGTGGCAGATTTGCAGCTGCACTAAATGATCATAAACTCGATTGCTGGGTTCTCAGTGTAGTTCCTATCAGCGGGCCTAACACATTGCCCGTCATTTATGATCGTGGGCTATTAGGAGTAATGCACGATTGGTACTTCTTTTCTCCTTAAATCTATCAtataaaaacctaaaattatGGAATCTATAATTAAACTAAGGTTAAGGTTCTGGCTCTAGCTATTTTTAATAAGCCTTGCATTCTACCACAGGTGTGAACCATTTGATACATACCCGAGGACATATGACTTCTTACATGCCTCAGGACTCTTCTCAGTCGAAAGAAAAAGGTATTCAAAGTGATAAACTCATGTCCACAATTAATGACGACAATACAGGATTAACTCATGACCATTCTACCTTTGTACATGAGTTATAATGGTTAACTTCATGGATTGCGTTGGTTGTATCAGATGCGAGATGTCAACCATCTTGTTAGAGATGGACCGGATATTGAGACCGGGAGGGCGAGCATACATTAGGGAGACAATAGATGTAATGGATGAAATTCAAGAGATCACAAAGGCAATGGGTTGGCGTACATCTCTGCGTGACACATCCGAGGGTCCTCACTCAAGTTACAGGATTCTAACATGCGAGAAGCGTCTCCCTCGAGCTTAATACCACACAAAACCACACTGGCACTTAGTCTACACAAAGCATATCGTTTGGTAATATCTCTTTACTGTTAGTATTTTTTCTTCCCCTCATTATGTAACTGTAAATTTGATTGTGGTGTATTACTGAG
Protein-coding regions in this window:
- the LOC111212015 gene encoding putative B3 domain-containing protein At4g03170; amino-acid sequence: MASSTQDEEALHCKEEDALGEEPELIDLNIEAKHEHDDKIVASESSATSEQEVKDANQEDESRGGVIMMVPSSTTTPTRSLTQEEEEAREKDARASATLVSMYYEVPPKDPSVLEIHDHQEDDSEQTMRFLTRWKAPKIPPKKIIHDRLVEQCSRPVQKQLTTSDVKERRLSLPRNKFQKLLDESEATRGRKETRVSVYGPDGEVHEMWLGDDDDDEEERSSSFELVIGWRKFVVDYELKECCDFITVWMFRHRDTQRICLAVDATRFVFRLQVSKRISEAAFEDSD
- the LOC111212013 gene encoding putative B3 domain-containing protein At4g03170, whose translation is MASSTQDEEAHHSKEEPELIDLNKEAKHEDDDKIVASESETREAKKQKVEQEVKDANQEEQSRGGTMMVPSTTTTPTSLTQEEAKAKEEEDDSEQTLRFLSRWKAPETPPEKIIYPSLVEQCSRPIQKQLTTSDVKQNKLSQSGLSLSNSQVRKKFQQLLEESGENERRFSVYGPDGKVHEIWLGKEKSSFGLTIGWWRFVVEYWLKEWCNFVTVWMFRHRDTQRICLAIDVTTFAFRKQVSKRISDAAFEDSD
- the LOC111212016 gene encoding probable methyltransferase PMT11, producing the protein MKPFATNRDLLKTPALIKISAVILATAAFFYLGKHLSDDGYKQLVFFSSSENSIPEVSISPNSNKTFNLSSIIPPNHTDIETAQPIPSPVTATEASPPPPPPPIPSPPPPATIRTFGVLDANGVMSDDFEVGEVEEDEAIEEEESGNKTEIVQLRNDGVSKPRVRVKKFAMCRESMREYIPCLDNADAIKKLRSTERGEKFERHCPVKGRGLNCLVPPPKGYRQPIPWPRSRDEVWFSNVPHTRLVEDKGGQNWISRDPRDKSKFKFPGGGTQFIHGADEYLDQISKMVSVITFGKRIRVALDVGCGVASFGAYLLSRNVLTMSVAPKDVHENQIQFALERGVPAMAAAFATRRLLYPSQAFDLIHCSRCRINWTRDDGILLLEINRMLRAGGFFAWAAQPVYKHEAALEEQWTEMLNLTTSLCWKLVKKEGYIAIWQKPLNNNCYLSREAGTKPPLCDESDDPDNVWYTNLKPCISRIPENGSGGSVPSWPARLHTPPDRLQTITFDSYIARKELFKAESRFWNEIVGGYIRALKWRKMKLRNVLDMRAGFGGFAAALNDHKLDCWVLSVVPISGPNTLPVIYDRGLLGVMHDWCEPFDTYPRTYDFLHASGLFSVERKRCEMSTILLEMDRILRPGGRAYIRETIDVMDEIQEITKAMGWRTSLRDTSEGPHSSYRILTCEKRLPRA